One window from the genome of Strix aluco isolate bStrAlu1 chromosome 28, bStrAlu1.hap1, whole genome shotgun sequence encodes:
- the GOLGA7 gene encoding golgin subfamily A member 7 translates to MRPQQAPVSGKVFIQRDYSGGTRCQFQSKFPAELENRIDRQQFEETVRTLNNLYAEAEKLGGQSYLEGCLACLTAYTIFLCMETHYEKVLKKIAKFIQEQNEKIYAPQGLLLTDPIERGLRVIEITIYEDRGMTSGR, encoded by the exons ATGAGGCCGCAGCAGGCGCCTGTGTCGGGCAAGGTGTTCATCCAGCGCGACTACAGCGGCGGGACGCGGTGCCAGTTCCAGAGCAAGTTCCCGGCCGAGCTGGAGAACAGG ATTGATAGGCAGCAGTTTGAAGAGACTGTCCGAACACTGAATAACCTCTACGCGGAAGCTGAAAAACTCGGGGGCCAATCTTACCTTGAAGGGTGTCTCGCCTGTCTGACTGCCTACACCATCTTCTTATGCATGGAAACACATTACGAAAAG GTTCTAAAGAAAATTGCCAAGTTCATTCAGGAACAGAATGAGAAGATCTATGCTCCTCAGGGCCTCCTTCTGACAGACCCCATTGAAAGAGGACTAAGAGTT ATTGAAATTACCATTTATGAAGACAGAGGTATGACCAGTGGAAGATAA